The Hyalangium gracile genome window below encodes:
- a CDS encoding EF-Tu C-terminal domain-related protein, which translates to ENQLRFAVREGGRTVGSGVVAEVIE; encoded by the coding sequence GAGAACCAGCTGCGCTTCGCCGTCCGTGAGGGCGGTCGCACGGTGGGTTCTGGCGTCGTGGCCGAGGTCATCGAGTAG
- the rpmG gene encoding 50S ribosomal protein L33, translating to MPKGNRSIISLECTTCKERNYTTTKNKRKSQDKLELSKFCPRCRKHTDHKEGKV from the coding sequence ATGCCGAAGGGTAACCGCAGCATCATCTCGCTCGAGTGCACCACGTGCAAGGAGCGGAACTACACGACGACGAAGAACAAGCGGAAGAGCCAGGACAAGCTCGAGCTGAGCAAGTTCTGCCCTCGGTGCCGCAAGCACACGGACCACAAGGAAGGTAAGGTCTAG
- the secE gene encoding preprotein translocase subunit SecE: MATASEASQQANRSAMDPKRLVVIFLLLAGIVTALFLEHVLGLLWARFGWGDPSLVEGVDWQVSSLVGYLLAVGLAAFVWFNPKAHAVSIDIASELMKVTWPSWPETRTSTVAVIVASVVAAVILFCIDSIAYKLMVEWLPAVWGKL; the protein is encoded by the coding sequence ATGGCAACCGCATCTGAGGCCAGCCAGCAGGCGAACCGCTCGGCGATGGACCCCAAGCGGCTGGTAGTCATCTTCCTGCTGCTGGCAGGTATCGTCACCGCCCTCTTCTTAGAGCACGTCCTCGGCCTGCTCTGGGCTCGCTTCGGTTGGGGCGACCCGAGCCTCGTCGAAGGTGTCGATTGGCAGGTCTCCTCGCTGGTGGGCTACCTGCTGGCCGTGGGGCTGGCCGCCTTCGTCTGGTTCAACCCGAAGGCCCATGCGGTCTCCATCGACATCGCCAGCGAGCTGATGAAGGTGACCTGGCCCTCCTGGCCGGAGACCCGGACTTCGACCGTGGCGGTGATCGTTGCCTCGGTGGTGGCCGCCGTCATCCTCTTCTGCATCGACAGCATCGCCTACAAGTTGATGGTCGAGTGGCTGCCGGCCGTGTGGGGGAAGCTGTAA
- the nusG gene encoding transcription termination/antitermination protein NusG, with protein sequence MAMKWYVVHTYSNFENQAKKSLEEKIRLEGLQDQFGEILIPMEQVVEMVKGEKKTSKRKFFPGYIFVQMELNDRTWHLVKNTPKITGFPGAAQNQQPTPISDAEVARLTSQISEGTLKPKPKVQFEDGDTVRVIDGPFANFNGTVEEVNPEKGRVKVLVSIFGRATPVELDFMQVEKTTG encoded by the coding sequence ATGGCGATGAAATGGTACGTCGTCCACACCTACTCGAACTTCGAGAACCAGGCGAAGAAGAGCCTGGAGGAGAAGATCCGCCTCGAGGGCCTGCAGGACCAGTTCGGGGAGATCCTCATCCCGATGGAGCAGGTCGTCGAGATGGTGAAGGGCGAGAAGAAGACGTCCAAGCGCAAGTTCTTCCCGGGCTACATCTTCGTCCAGATGGAGCTCAATGACCGCACCTGGCACCTGGTGAAGAACACGCCCAAGATCACCGGGTTCCCGGGCGCCGCGCAGAACCAGCAGCCGACTCCCATCTCGGACGCCGAGGTGGCGCGTCTCACCTCGCAGATCTCCGAGGGCACCCTCAAGCCGAAGCCCAAGGTGCAGTTCGAGGATGGTGACACCGTCCGCGTCATCGACGGGCCGTTCGCCAACTTCAACGGCACGGTGGAAGAGGTCAACCCGGAGAAGGGCCGCGTGAAGGTGCTCGTGAGCATCTTCGGCCGCGCCACTCCCGTCGAGCTCGATTTCATGCAGGTGGAGAAGACCACCGGCTAA
- the rplK gene encoding 50S ribosomal protein L11, giving the protein MKKVTGQVKLQIPAGKANPAPPIGPALGQQGVNIMEFCKQFNAKTQAEAKEGLIIPVIITVYQDRSFTFILKTPPAAILIKKAAGLHTEKKKGSGAKKPGKEKVGQITRKQLEEIAKKKIQDTTAASLEAAMNTIAGTARSMGIDVVG; this is encoded by the coding sequence ATGAAGAAGGTCACAGGACAGGTCAAGCTGCAGATTCCCGCCGGCAAGGCGAACCCCGCTCCGCCGATCGGCCCCGCGCTCGGTCAGCAGGGCGTGAACATCATGGAGTTCTGCAAGCAGTTCAATGCCAAGACCCAGGCGGAGGCCAAGGAGGGCCTGATCATCCCGGTGATCATCACCGTGTACCAGGATCGCTCCTTCACCTTCATCCTCAAGACGCCGCCGGCCGCCATCCTCATCAAGAAGGCCGCCGGGCTGCACACCGAGAAGAAGAAGGGCTCGGGCGCCAAGAAGCCGGGCAAGGAGAAGGTGGGGCAGATCACCCGCAAGCAGCTCGAGGAGATCGCCAAGAAGAAGATTCAGGACACCACCGCGGCGTCGCTCGAGGCGGCGATGAACACCATCGCCGGCACCGCGCGCTCCATGGGCATCGACGTCGTCGGCTAG
- the rplA gene encoding 50S ribosomal protein L1 — protein sequence MPKIAKKFAAASALVDRNKRYAIAEGFQLLKKTVDARATKFDQTVDVAINLGVDPKHADQMVRGAVVLPHGTGATVRVAVFAKGEKATEAEGAGADVVGGDDLAKRIEGGFLDFDTVIATPDMMGVVGRLGKVLGPRGLMPNPKVGTVTMDVKKAVSDAKGGKVEFRAEKAGIVHVKMGKSSFPAEKLEANFNTLVDLVMKLKPATAKGVYLKGIAVSTTMGPGIKLDTTEILARHR from the coding sequence ATGCCGAAGATTGCCAAGAAGTTCGCTGCGGCCTCCGCTCTCGTGGACCGCAACAAGCGCTACGCCATTGCCGAGGGCTTCCAGCTCCTCAAGAAGACCGTCGACGCCCGCGCCACCAAGTTCGACCAGACGGTGGACGTCGCCATCAACCTGGGTGTGGACCCCAAGCACGCGGACCAGATGGTCCGTGGCGCCGTGGTGCTCCCGCACGGAACGGGCGCCACCGTGCGCGTCGCCGTGTTCGCCAAGGGCGAGAAGGCCACCGAGGCCGAGGGCGCCGGCGCGGACGTGGTGGGCGGCGATGATCTCGCCAAGCGCATCGAGGGCGGCTTCCTCGACTTCGACACCGTCATCGCCACCCCGGACATGATGGGCGTGGTCGGCCGGCTCGGTAAGGTGCTCGGTCCCCGCGGCCTCATGCCCAACCCCAAGGTCGGCACCGTCACCATGGACGTGAAGAAGGCCGTCTCCGACGCCAAGGGCGGTAAGGTGGAGTTCCGCGCCGAGAAGGCCGGCATCGTCCACGTGAAGATGGGCAAGTCCTCCTTCCCCGCCGAGAAGCTGGAGGCCAACTTCAACACCCTGGTGGACCTGGTCATGAAGCTCAAGCCGGCCACCGCCAAGGGCGTCTACCTGAAGGGCATCGCCGTCTCCACCACCATGGGGCCCGGCATCAAGCTCGACACCACCGAGATCCTCGCCCGGCACCGCTAG